A genome region from Streptomyces antimycoticus includes the following:
- a CDS encoding long-chain fatty acid--CoA ligase, whose amino-acid sequence MLSTMQDVPLTVTRILVHGAFVHGRTAHVTTWTGEDEPRRRSFHEVGMRSIQLANALRDELGVEPGQAVATLMWNNGEHLEAYLAVPSMGAVLHTLNLRLPTEQLGWIVNHAADRVIIVNGSVLPLLAPLLPGLTTVKHIVVAGPGDRSVLDGCAARVHDYEELIEGRPQHYAWPEIDERQAAALCYTSGTTGDPKGVAYSHRSIYLHSMQVNTAESFGMSGADTLLPVVPMFHANAWGTAHAAFMAGASILMPDRFLQPEPLAEMIERERPTIAAAVPTVWQGLLAELDARPREVSCLRDVFIGGSACPPSLMKAYEERHGIHVVHAWGMTETSPLGSVAHPPGGLSAEDAWPYRLSQGRFPTSVECRLISADGEVVPWDGKTPGELEVRGPWIAGAYYGGADGEPFRPEDKFTEDGWLKTGDVGTISPDCYLTLTDRAKDVIKSGGEWISSVELENQLMGHPEVAEAAVVAVPDEKWGERPLATVVLTEGATVDYEGLRAFLAERVARWQLPERWALIPAVPKTSVGKFNKKVIRKQYADGELDVTTLGL is encoded by the coding sequence GTGCTCAGCACGATGCAGGACGTACCGCTGACCGTGACCCGCATCCTCGTGCACGGGGCATTCGTGCATGGCCGTACGGCCCATGTGACCACCTGGACCGGTGAGGACGAGCCCCGGCGCCGCAGCTTCCACGAGGTGGGCATGCGGTCGATCCAGTTGGCGAACGCGCTGCGCGATGAGCTCGGGGTGGAGCCGGGGCAGGCCGTGGCCACTTTGATGTGGAACAACGGCGAGCATCTGGAGGCGTATCTCGCGGTCCCCTCCATGGGAGCCGTGCTGCACACCCTCAACCTGCGGCTGCCCACCGAGCAGCTCGGCTGGATCGTGAACCACGCCGCCGATCGCGTGATCATCGTCAACGGCTCGGTGCTGCCGCTGCTCGCCCCGCTCCTCCCCGGCCTCACCACCGTGAAGCACATCGTGGTCGCGGGGCCCGGCGACCGTTCCGTCCTGGACGGCTGCGCCGCCCGGGTCCATGACTACGAGGAGCTGATCGAGGGGCGGCCGCAGCACTACGCCTGGCCGGAGATCGACGAGCGCCAGGCCGCCGCGCTCTGCTACACCTCGGGGACGACCGGGGACCCCAAGGGCGTGGCCTACAGCCACCGCTCCATCTATCTGCACTCGATGCAGGTCAACACCGCCGAGTCGTTCGGGATGTCCGGTGCCGACACCCTGCTGCCGGTGGTGCCCATGTTCCACGCCAACGCATGGGGCACCGCACATGCCGCCTTCATGGCGGGCGCCTCGATACTCATGCCCGACCGCTTCCTCCAGCCCGAGCCGCTCGCCGAGATGATCGAGCGCGAACGTCCCACCATCGCGGCCGCCGTGCCCACCGTCTGGCAGGGGCTGCTCGCCGAACTCGACGCCCGGCCGCGGGAGGTGAGCTGTCTGCGGGACGTCTTCATCGGCGGCTCGGCCTGCCCGCCTTCCCTGATGAAGGCGTACGAGGAGCGCCACGGCATCCACGTCGTCCATGCATGGGGCATGACGGAGACCTCTCCGCTCGGCTCCGTGGCCCATCCGCCGGGCGGGCTCTCGGCGGAGGACGCCTGGCCGTACCGGCTGTCGCAGGGCCGCTTCCCGACGTCCGTCGAGTGCCGGTTGATCTCGGCGGACGGCGAAGTCGTGCCGTGGGACGGGAAGACGCCGGGTGAGCTGGAGGTACGCGGGCCGTGGATCGCGGGCGCGTACTACGGAGGGGCGGACGGCGAGCCGTTCCGCCCCGAGGACAAGTTCACCGAGGACGGCTGGCTGAAGACCGGCGACGTCGGCACCATCAGCCCCGACTGCTATCTGACGCTGACCGACCGGGCCAAGGACGTCATCAAGTCGGGCGGCGAGTGGATCTCCTCGGTCGAGCTGGAGAACCAGCTGATGGGCCATCCGGAGGTCGCGGAGGCGGCCGTGGTGGCGGTGCCGGACGAGAAGTGGGGAGAGCGGCCACTGGCCACGGTGGTGCTGACGGAGGGAGCCACGGTCGACTACGAGGGGCTGCGGGCCTTCCTCGCCGAACGGGTCGCGCGCTGGCAGCTGCCGGAGCGCTGGGCGCTGATCCCGGCGGTGCCGAAGACGAGCGTGGGGAAGTTCAACAAGAAGGTGATCCGCAAGCAGTACGCGGACGGGGAGCTGGATGTGACCACGCTGGGCCTGTGA
- a CDS encoding SigE family RNA polymerase sigma factor, with product MTTTVCTGVSAAAFPSFTSYVRARGPVLLRTARSLTSNVCDAEDLLQTALTKTYLAWERIEDHNALDGYVRRALVNTRTSQWRKRKIDEFACEELPEPETVPAPDPAERQAVRDALWRAVLRLPDRQRAMVVLRYYEDLSEAQTAEVLGVSVGTVKSAVSRALGKLREDPELGYAA from the coding sequence ATGACCACGACCGTGTGCACAGGCGTATCCGCCGCCGCGTTCCCGTCGTTCACTTCGTATGTACGGGCGCGGGGGCCGGTGCTGTTGCGCACCGCCCGCTCGCTGACCTCCAACGTGTGCGACGCCGAGGATCTGCTGCAAACCGCGCTGACCAAGACGTACCTGGCGTGGGAGCGTATCGAGGACCACAACGCGCTGGACGGCTATGTGCGGCGTGCCCTGGTCAACACCCGGACCTCGCAGTGGCGCAAGCGCAAGATCGACGAATTCGCCTGCGAGGAGCTGCCCGAGCCCGAGACGGTGCCCGCCCCGGACCCCGCCGAACGGCAGGCCGTCCGCGACGCACTGTGGCGGGCCGTACTGCGGCTGCCGGACCGCCAGCGGGCGATGGTCGTCCTCAGGTACTACGAGGACCTGAGCGAGGCGCAGACGGCGGAGGTACTCGGAGTGTCCGTGGGCACCGTCAAGAGCGCGGTCTCGCGCGCCCTCGGCAAGCTCCGCGAGGACCCGGAACTCGGCTACGCGGCATGA